A stretch of Brachyhypopomus gauderio isolate BG-103 chromosome 3, BGAUD_0.2, whole genome shotgun sequence DNA encodes these proteins:
- the myo15b gene encoding unconventional myosin-XVB isoform X2, producing the protein MDVGMLEVPAELSARLRSAAGRPQRLGVTEVAPPQVKAEHNLSLPTDIDSYPFSRYANRVLKDGWCQPQGHSLQRPLTSLEPEDARTALEIYKLILRFCGDPELTGWQEQMLGNYIVEKAQGRPSLRDEILAQLVYYTWGREGEEGVLRGWLLLSCCISTFTPSPDLDKPLLKYVSDQGPGEYRSLCQHKLLTSLQLPSPACRHHPPTPLEWTTNQRKGKMVVEVNTFNEEKLTAEVESWTTGEQLASWLLTFRGAPEVPRGWSLSMLSGETWTDLTGCDYVMDLVAGVECDVSSDQPPSRPDYLFSDPGDRLMASELEDFIPPAPPMQAPGLPPSAAAPWGGFTPSSTSQGSRGPQIDAYVDDLFDSVLDQGPPDFERMAMLNRRMRGGGGMQPNMYTGTGVPMSMPGYSMGMPMNPAMPGYVATPVMPNMMPAAAPMPMVPTMQPMMMPGAMPQTAMPATPPPVNSQQLAQQQQAFINQQALLMAQQMTLQAMTLSQQQQQEQLQKQRQQQERQDRQDRQDRQERQQARPQPQNTQTPSPPPAPTRTPTPSTPHKPAEPAVSQSIPEPASEVNPTSPNQPAGTFQEKRAFFQNIKSNPKPAPKPTPKVAKPLIYASPPLTNARSPSPVQTEEPPVAASPPPDVESPPVSPTKPEPSCNIREIIKMYQSRPTPEPKAFQPVRVPAKQFVKKSDPKEEALAILREKGPVTQQKKQWAPPPQPKKETLPPPPPPPQFPRAKQAPRSVSSSMRQKQRSLADLFGSQRSQAPPLPPPDPAPTLHNNIPDPPTVAAPTLGQLQRMEDDQHGRSQLHKFSASVFFSYSHMTGKLFLRKELFYPREKFNHPYILNLLCEQIMRDTYSDACVRISREERRKMKDLLATFHIGTSISSVLDDAMKKRVVMAARDNWANYFTRLFPVKGQTGGDAHILGISHRGIRLMKVAKASGINPKHLKLLRSYSYAELLSVEQKAAGTVLMCLKSEELQLHSPQAPQITHMVRLFLAELTKGSEYVVALKSYVTDEKSLLTFQKGDVIKLLPMDSLQEGWRFGSTGGRSGLFPVEVTQPSAPPDYHSSYSDRQIERRKSMRAPAASSRAPAASPRAPAASSTPPGGRSARVSVRSVEVASTHSSEQDLRDLQQYRITEFAMKYFRETIQRGHLSGARSLDELVQHTTEPIKESLILYSDNELNGLGVQCFIHVMQFMTDLPLNKDQTEGWCTNFILQLGKEKEFLRDEIYCQIIKQVTNNPIKESCTRGWLLLDLVTGFFPCSNTFLPYMKCHLRICSVNASHPYHELSRMCEDNLKRSLTYGGRRHIPSHAEMEAILAGRTMRRLPVLLPGGVEFPCKARSFSVAWEVVSDICTEMAVSNPAEVREFVIYATRGQDGEVRPVHSDEYLFDFLLDDGSIILSLHRLAWQHPLHFDNDLYIEFHYQLALAHYLDGKHLLPGNSSSVHQQVAEMAALQHIIIGSNRQPTTQELKDYLPRLDGIRSNVENLLSATLKHLSVIARVSPLEAKVSFLKNLSSLPLFGSHVFMAQKVSHGSCPSPCVVAVNPQHISFVHPQTQITALTIPLEEVQSLRSLAPKKEKVPAVEIHYGHAAQAKTITFYLKQAKEFCHIIAVIMEELVRRPGRSSVTSRTESP; encoded by the exons ATG GATGTGGGAATGCTGGAGGTCCCAGCCGAACTATCGGCCAGATTACGTAGCGCAGCAG GGCGCCCACAGAGATTGGGGGTCACAGAGGTAGCCCCCCCACAGGTCAAAGCAGAGCATAACCTCTCCCTGCCCACTGATATTGACAGCTACCCATTCTCCCGATATGCTAACAGAGTTTTAAAG GATGGATGGTGCCAACCGCAGGGTCACTCCCTCCAGAGGCCACTCACCTCTCTAGAGCCCGAGGATGCCCGCACAGCTCTGGAGATCTACAAGCTC ATCCTACGCTTCTGTGGAGACCCAGAGCTGACCGGCTGGCAGGAGCAGATGTTGGGGAACTACATAGTGGAGAAGGCGCAAGGCAGACCATCCCTCAGGGATGAGATTCTGGCCCAGCTGGTCTACTACACCTGGGGTCGGGAGGGTGAGGAAGGTGTTCTGAGAGGCTGGCTGCTCTTGTCCTGCTGTATCAGTACCTTTACGCCCTCGCCGGACCTGGACAAACCTCTGCTCAA gtATGTGTCTGACCAGGGCCCGGGAGAATACCGCTCCTTGTGTCAGCACAAGCTGCTCACCTCTCTCCAGCTGCCCTCCCCTGCCTGCAGGCatcaccccccaacaccactgGAGTGGACCACCAATCAGAGGAAAGGGAAGATGGTTGTGGAAGTCAACACTTTCAACG AGGAGAAGCTTACAGCAGAGGTGGAGTCCTGGACCACAGGGGAGCAGCTGGCTTCCTGGCTTCTGACTTTCAG GGGTGCGCCCGAGGTTCCACGTGGCTGGTCTCTGTCCATGCTCTCTGGGGAGACCTGGACGGACCTGACTGGCTGTGACTATGTAATGGATCTAGTAGCTGGAGTGGAGTGTGATGTTTCCTCAGACCAGCCACCTAGCCGCCCGGATTACCTCTTCAGTGACCCAGGAGACAG GCTGATGGCATCTGAACTGGAGGACTTCATCCCCCCAGCTCCCCCCATGCAGGCCCCCGGTCTCCCCCCCTCCGCAGCTGCACCCTGGGGGGGTTTTACTCCATCTAGTACATCTCAGG GGTCCCGAGGTCCCCAGATTGATGCCTATGTGGATGACCTTTTTGACTCTGTTCTTGATCAGGGCCCTCCA GACTTTGAACGTATGGCCATGCTGAACCGCAGAATGAGGGGCGGTGGAGGAATGCAGCCTAATATGTACACAGGAACCG GTGTTCCAATGTCAATGCCAGGGTATTCAATGG GAATGCCCATGAATCCAGCCATGCCAGGCTACGTTGCCACCCCAGTAATGCCAAACATGATGCCTGCTGCTGCTCCAATGCCCATGGTTCCAACCATGCAGC CCATGATGATGCCCGGTGCCATGCCACAGACTGCGATGCCTGCCACGCCCCCACCAGTCAACTCCCAGCAGCTGGCCCAACAGCAGCAAGCCTTCATCAACCAGCAGGCGCTGCTCATG GCGCAGCAGATGACCCTGCAGGCCATGACACTGTCACAGCAACAACAGCAGGAACAGCTGCAAAAACAGCGTCAGCAGCAGGAGCGTCAGGACCGGCAGGACCGTCAGGACCGGCAGGAGCGTCAACAGGCGCGGCCCCAACCTCAAAACACACAGACGCCCTCCCCTCCACCAGCTCCCAcccgcacccccaccccctccacaccgcACAAACCTGCTGAACCAGCTGTGTCACAGAGCATCCCAgag CCTGCAAGTGAAGTTAATCCCACCAGCCCCAACCAACCAGCAGGAACCTTTCAGGAGAAGCGAGCCTTCTTCCAAAACATTA AAAGTAATCCAAAGCCAGCTCCAAAGCCAACTCCAAAGGTGGCAAAACCACTCATCTACGCTAGTCCACCACTGACCAATGCCAGATCTCCCTCTCCAGTGCAGACTGAAG AACCTCCAGTAGCAGCATCACCACCCCCAGACGTGGAATCTCCTCCGGTTTCACCCACTAAACCAGAGCCCAGTTGCAATATCCGGGAAATAATAAAGATGTATCAGAGTAGGCCCACCCCGGAGCCCAAGGCTTTCCAGCCTGTCAG GGTTCCTGCCAAGCAATTTGTGAAGAAGAGTGACCCAAAAGAAGAGGCACTGGCCATTCTCAGAGAGAAAGGACCAGTCACTCAGCAGAAG AAACAGTGGGCCCCGCCTCCACAACCCAAAAAGGAGacccttcctccccctcccccgcctCCCCAGTTTCCGCGTGCAAAGCAAGCTCCCCGCTCCGTCTCCAGCAGCATGAGACAGAAGCAGCGCTCCCTCGCCGACCTCTTTGGCTCCCAGCGCtcccaggccccgcccctccctcctccagaCCCCGCCCCAACTCTGCACAATAACATTCCCGACCCGCCCACGGTGGCGGCCCCTACGCTAG GTCAGCTTCAGAGAATGGAGGATGACCAACATGGCCGCTCTCAGCTGCACAAGTTTTCTGCTAGTGTCTTCTTCTCCTATTCTCACATGACTGGCAAGCTCTTCCTACGCAAAGAG TTGTTCTACCCCAGAGAGAAATTCAATCACCCGTACATCCTTAATCTGCTGTGTGAGCAG ATTATGCGAGACACCTACTCAGATGCCTGTGTGCGAATTTCACGTGAAGAACGACGCAAGATGAAAGATCTGCTGG CAACCTTCCACATCGGAACCAGCATCAGCTCTGTGCTGGATGACGCTATGAAGAAGAGGGTTGTCATGGCAGCAAGAGATAACTGGGCAAATTATTTCACACGCCTCTTCCCTGTAAAA GGTCAAACTGGAGGGGATGCTCATATTCTTGGGATCTCTCACCGTGGGATCAGGCTAATGAAAGTGGCCAAAGCCTCAGGAATCAaccccaaacacctcaaactccTGCGCAGCTACAG CTACGCAGAGCTGTTGTCTGTGGAACAGAAGGCTGCTGGAACTGTTCTGATGTGTCTCAAAAGTGAGGAGCTAcaactacattccccacaagcCCCTCAGATCACTCATATGGTTCGCCTCTTCCTGGCCGAACTGACTAAG GGCTCAGAGTATGTTGTGGCTCTGAAGAGCTACGTAACAGACGAGAAGAGTCTGCTGACTTTCCAGAAAGGTGATGTCATCAAACTGCTTCCCATGGACAGCCTCCAGGAAG GGTGGCGGTTCGGTTCTACTGGAGGACGATCCGGTCTCTTCCCAGTGGAGGTCACTCAGCCTTCTGCACCACCAGACTACCACAGTAGCTACAGCGACCGGCAAATTGAAAGAAGAAAAAGCATGCGGGCCCCTGCTGCCTCCTCGAGGGCCCCCGCTGCCTCCCCCAGGGCCCCCGCTGCCTCCTCCACGCCCCCTGGTGGCCGCTCAGCCCGGGTGTCTGTACGCAGTGTGGAAGTGGCATCCACCCACAGTTCTGAGCAGGACCTTCGAGACCTTCAGCAGTACCGCATTACGGAGTTTGCCATGAAGTACTTCAGAGAAACTATTCAAAG GGGCCATCTCTCTGGTGCCAGAAGCCTTGATGAGTTGGTGCAGCACACTACA GAACCCATCAAAGAGTCTCTCATCCTGTATTCAGACAATGAGCTCAATGGTCTCGGCGTGCAGTGCTTCATAC ATGTGATGCAGTTCATGACTGACTTACCACTGAATAAGGACCAGACAGAGGGATGGTGCACAAACTTCATTCTTCAG CTAGGGAAAGAGAAGGAGTTCCTTAGAGATGAGATCTACTGCCAGATCATCAAACAGGTCACCAACAACCCAATAAA AGAGAGCTGCACACGGGGCTGGCTGCTGCTGGACCTGGTAACCGGCTTCTTCCCTTGTTCCAACACGTTCCTGCCGTATATGAAATGCCATCTACGGATCTGCAGTGTGAATGCTAGTCACCCTTACCATG AGCTGTCTCGTATGTGTGAAGATAATCTCAAACGTTCACTTACTTATGGAGGGCGCAGGCATATTCCTTCTCATGCAGAGATGGAAGCCATTCTG GCTGGGCGGACCATGCGGCGGTTACCTGTCCTGCTCCCGGGTGGAGTCGAGTTCCCATGCAAAGCGCGCAGCTtcagt GTGGCGTGGGAGGTAGTGTCAGACATTTGCACAGAGATGGCAGTGAGTAATCCGGCGGAGGTGAGAGAATTTGTCATCTACGCTACCCGAGGACAGG atggagaagtgcgCCCAGTTCACTCGGACGAGTATCTGTTTGACTTCCTGCTGGATGACGGCTCAAtcattctctccctccatcGCCTGGCCTGGCAACACCCCCTGCACTTTGACAATGACCTCTATATCGAGTTTCATTACCAGCTG GCTTTGGCCCATTATCTGGATGGGAAACACCTCCTGCCTGGCAACAGTTCCTCCGttcaccagcaggtggcagagATGGCTGCACTTCAGCACATCATTATAGGTTCAAATCGACAGCCTACAAC ACAAGAGTTGAAGGATTATTTACCCCGTTTGGATGGAATCCGTTCCAATGTGGAGAACCTGCTGAGTGCTACTCTGAAACATCTGTCGGTAATTGCTCGCGTCAGTCCTCTGGAGGCCAAAGTGTCCTTCCTCA aGAATCTCAGTTCGCTGCCTCTGTTTGGCTCACACGTGTTCATGGCTCAGAAGGTCAGTCACGGCAGCTGCCCCTCACCCTGTGTGGTAGCCGTGAACCCTCAACACATCAGCTTCGTTCATCCCCAAACACAG ATTACAGCCTTAACAATTCCACTTGAGGAGGTGCAATCCTTGCGCTCTCTCGCCCCTAAGAAAGAGAAGGTCCCGGCGGTGGAGATCCACTATGGCCATGCAGCTCAAGCTAAAACCATTACGTTTTACCTGAAGCAG GCGAAGGAATTTTGCCACATTATTGCTGTGATCATGGAAGAGCTGGTGAGAAGACCTGGCAGAAGCTCTGTGACCAGTCGTACGGAATCTCCATGA
- the myo15b gene encoding unconventional myosin-XVB isoform X1 translates to MVSGLFRKVQERHLQQKRLGSRRGGPRPQASTVAALFQQSLAQLVARLERCNTTYIRCFKPNYVKLPGIFDVDYITTQLRHGGFLQIIQVKKEGYPVRIPFKNFMERYGVLFSQQPTHFSEKEQVVTLLQLMGGEDSHYQLGLTKVFLKERLYQELEQRWSSTQTWAAVTIQRNIRGFICRRNFRFFKQKAIILQSHIRGHQARKYFKRLKQSFTQFWAAMMITRNTIKKRQWREHSKRSEVKQVAKARSIYSGMDVGMLEVPAELSARLRSAAGRPQRLGVTEVAPPQVKAEHNLSLPTDIDSYPFSRYANRVLKDGWCQPQGHSLQRPLTSLEPEDARTALEIYKLILRFCGDPELTGWQEQMLGNYIVEKAQGRPSLRDEILAQLVYYTWGREGEEGVLRGWLLLSCCISTFTPSPDLDKPLLKYVSDQGPGEYRSLCQHKLLTSLQLPSPACRHHPPTPLEWTTNQRKGKMVVEVNTFNEEKLTAEVESWTTGEQLASWLLTFRGAPEVPRGWSLSMLSGETWTDLTGCDYVMDLVAGVECDVSSDQPPSRPDYLFSDPGDRLMASELEDFIPPAPPMQAPGLPPSAAAPWGGFTPSSTSQGSRGPQIDAYVDDLFDSVLDQGPPDFERMAMLNRRMRGGGGMQPNMYTGTGVPMSMPGYSMGMPMNPAMPGYVATPVMPNMMPAAAPMPMVPTMQPMMMPGAMPQTAMPATPPPVNSQQLAQQQQAFINQQALLMAQQMTLQAMTLSQQQQQEQLQKQRQQQERQDRQDRQDRQERQQARPQPQNTQTPSPPPAPTRTPTPSTPHKPAEPAVSQSIPEPASEVNPTSPNQPAGTFQEKRAFFQNIKSNPKPAPKPTPKVAKPLIYASPPLTNARSPSPVQTEEPPVAASPPPDVESPPVSPTKPEPSCNIREIIKMYQSRPTPEPKAFQPVRVPAKQFVKKSDPKEEALAILREKGPVTQQKKQWAPPPQPKKETLPPPPPPPQFPRAKQAPRSVSSSMRQKQRSLADLFGSQRSQAPPLPPPDPAPTLHNNIPDPPTVAAPTLGQLQRMEDDQHGRSQLHKFSASVFFSYSHMTGKLFLRKELFYPREKFNHPYILNLLCEQIMRDTYSDACVRISREERRKMKDLLATFHIGTSISSVLDDAMKKRVVMAARDNWANYFTRLFPVKGQTGGDAHILGISHRGIRLMKVAKASGINPKHLKLLRSYSYAELLSVEQKAAGTVLMCLKSEELQLHSPQAPQITHMVRLFLAELTKGSEYVVALKSYVTDEKSLLTFQKGDVIKLLPMDSLQEGWRFGSTGGRSGLFPVEVTQPSAPPDYHSSYSDRQIERRKSMRAPAASSRAPAASPRAPAASSTPPGGRSARVSVRSVEVASTHSSEQDLRDLQQYRITEFAMKYFRETIQRGHLSGARSLDELVQHTTEPIKESLILYSDNELNGLGVQCFIHVMQFMTDLPLNKDQTEGWCTNFILQLGKEKEFLRDEIYCQIIKQVTNNPIKESCTRGWLLLDLVTGFFPCSNTFLPYMKCHLRICSVNASHPYHELSRMCEDNLKRSLTYGGRRHIPSHAEMEAILAGRTMRRLPVLLPGGVEFPCKARSFSVAWEVVSDICTEMAVSNPAEVREFVIYATRGQDGEVRPVHSDEYLFDFLLDDGSIILSLHRLAWQHPLHFDNDLYIEFHYQLALAHYLDGKHLLPGNSSSVHQQVAEMAALQHIIIGSNRQPTTQELKDYLPRLDGIRSNVENLLSATLKHLSVIARVSPLEAKVSFLKNLSSLPLFGSHVFMAQKVSHGSCPSPCVVAVNPQHISFVHPQTQITALTIPLEEVQSLRSLAPKKEKVPAVEIHYGHAAQAKTITFYLKQAKEFCHIIAVIMEELVRRPGRSSVTSRTESP, encoded by the exons ATGGTGTCGGGACTCTTCCGGAAGGTACAGGAGCGCCACCTCCAGCAGAAGCGGCTGGGCTCCAGGCGGGGAGGGCCCCGTCCTCAGGCGTCCACCGTGGCCGCGCTCTTTCAGCAGTCGCTCGCCCAGCTCGTAGCGCGGCTGGAGAG GTGTAACACCACATACATCCGCTGTTTTAAGCCAAACTACGTTAAG CTGCCTGGAATTTTTGATGTAGACTACATCACTACTCAGCTGAGGCATGGGGGATTCCTACAAATAATCCAGGTTAAGAAAGAGGGATATCCTGTTCGCATTCCCTTCAAAAACTTTATGGAAAG GTATGGTGTGTTGTTCTCCCAGCAGCCTACACACTTCTCTGAGAAAGAGCAGGTAGTTACCCTGCTACAGCTCATGGGCGGTGAAGACAGTCATTACCAATTAGGACTGACCAAG GTGTTTCTGAAGGAACGTCTGTACCAGGAGTTGGAGCAGAGATGGAGCAGCACTCAGACCTGGGCAGCTGTCACCATTCAGAGGAACATCCGTGGCTTCATCTGCAGACGGAACTTCCGCTTCTTTAAGCAGAAGGCCATCATTCTTCAGTCCCACATCAGGGGTCACCAGGCCAG GAAGTATTTTAAGAGACTGAAGCAGTCCTTTACCCAGTTCTGGGCAGCTATGATGATTACTAGGAATACCATTAAAAAACGACAGTGGAGG GAACACAGCAAAAGATCCGAAGTAAAACAGGTGGCCAAAGCTCGGTCTATCTATTCAGGGATG GATGTGGGAATGCTGGAGGTCCCAGCCGAACTATCGGCCAGATTACGTAGCGCAGCAG GGCGCCCACAGAGATTGGGGGTCACAGAGGTAGCCCCCCCACAGGTCAAAGCAGAGCATAACCTCTCCCTGCCCACTGATATTGACAGCTACCCATTCTCCCGATATGCTAACAGAGTTTTAAAG GATGGATGGTGCCAACCGCAGGGTCACTCCCTCCAGAGGCCACTCACCTCTCTAGAGCCCGAGGATGCCCGCACAGCTCTGGAGATCTACAAGCTC ATCCTACGCTTCTGTGGAGACCCAGAGCTGACCGGCTGGCAGGAGCAGATGTTGGGGAACTACATAGTGGAGAAGGCGCAAGGCAGACCATCCCTCAGGGATGAGATTCTGGCCCAGCTGGTCTACTACACCTGGGGTCGGGAGGGTGAGGAAGGTGTTCTGAGAGGCTGGCTGCTCTTGTCCTGCTGTATCAGTACCTTTACGCCCTCGCCGGACCTGGACAAACCTCTGCTCAA gtATGTGTCTGACCAGGGCCCGGGAGAATACCGCTCCTTGTGTCAGCACAAGCTGCTCACCTCTCTCCAGCTGCCCTCCCCTGCCTGCAGGCatcaccccccaacaccactgGAGTGGACCACCAATCAGAGGAAAGGGAAGATGGTTGTGGAAGTCAACACTTTCAACG AGGAGAAGCTTACAGCAGAGGTGGAGTCCTGGACCACAGGGGAGCAGCTGGCTTCCTGGCTTCTGACTTTCAG GGGTGCGCCCGAGGTTCCACGTGGCTGGTCTCTGTCCATGCTCTCTGGGGAGACCTGGACGGACCTGACTGGCTGTGACTATGTAATGGATCTAGTAGCTGGAGTGGAGTGTGATGTTTCCTCAGACCAGCCACCTAGCCGCCCGGATTACCTCTTCAGTGACCCAGGAGACAG GCTGATGGCATCTGAACTGGAGGACTTCATCCCCCCAGCTCCCCCCATGCAGGCCCCCGGTCTCCCCCCCTCCGCAGCTGCACCCTGGGGGGGTTTTACTCCATCTAGTACATCTCAGG GGTCCCGAGGTCCCCAGATTGATGCCTATGTGGATGACCTTTTTGACTCTGTTCTTGATCAGGGCCCTCCA GACTTTGAACGTATGGCCATGCTGAACCGCAGAATGAGGGGCGGTGGAGGAATGCAGCCTAATATGTACACAGGAACCG GTGTTCCAATGTCAATGCCAGGGTATTCAATGG GAATGCCCATGAATCCAGCCATGCCAGGCTACGTTGCCACCCCAGTAATGCCAAACATGATGCCTGCTGCTGCTCCAATGCCCATGGTTCCAACCATGCAGC CCATGATGATGCCCGGTGCCATGCCACAGACTGCGATGCCTGCCACGCCCCCACCAGTCAACTCCCAGCAGCTGGCCCAACAGCAGCAAGCCTTCATCAACCAGCAGGCGCTGCTCATG GCGCAGCAGATGACCCTGCAGGCCATGACACTGTCACAGCAACAACAGCAGGAACAGCTGCAAAAACAGCGTCAGCAGCAGGAGCGTCAGGACCGGCAGGACCGTCAGGACCGGCAGGAGCGTCAACAGGCGCGGCCCCAACCTCAAAACACACAGACGCCCTCCCCTCCACCAGCTCCCAcccgcacccccaccccctccacaccgcACAAACCTGCTGAACCAGCTGTGTCACAGAGCATCCCAgag CCTGCAAGTGAAGTTAATCCCACCAGCCCCAACCAACCAGCAGGAACCTTTCAGGAGAAGCGAGCCTTCTTCCAAAACATTA AAAGTAATCCAAAGCCAGCTCCAAAGCCAACTCCAAAGGTGGCAAAACCACTCATCTACGCTAGTCCACCACTGACCAATGCCAGATCTCCCTCTCCAGTGCAGACTGAAG AACCTCCAGTAGCAGCATCACCACCCCCAGACGTGGAATCTCCTCCGGTTTCACCCACTAAACCAGAGCCCAGTTGCAATATCCGGGAAATAATAAAGATGTATCAGAGTAGGCCCACCCCGGAGCCCAAGGCTTTCCAGCCTGTCAG GGTTCCTGCCAAGCAATTTGTGAAGAAGAGTGACCCAAAAGAAGAGGCACTGGCCATTCTCAGAGAGAAAGGACCAGTCACTCAGCAGAAG AAACAGTGGGCCCCGCCTCCACAACCCAAAAAGGAGacccttcctccccctcccccgcctCCCCAGTTTCCGCGTGCAAAGCAAGCTCCCCGCTCCGTCTCCAGCAGCATGAGACAGAAGCAGCGCTCCCTCGCCGACCTCTTTGGCTCCCAGCGCtcccaggccccgcccctccctcctccagaCCCCGCCCCAACTCTGCACAATAACATTCCCGACCCGCCCACGGTGGCGGCCCCTACGCTAG GTCAGCTTCAGAGAATGGAGGATGACCAACATGGCCGCTCTCAGCTGCACAAGTTTTCTGCTAGTGTCTTCTTCTCCTATTCTCACATGACTGGCAAGCTCTTCCTACGCAAAGAG TTGTTCTACCCCAGAGAGAAATTCAATCACCCGTACATCCTTAATCTGCTGTGTGAGCAG ATTATGCGAGACACCTACTCAGATGCCTGTGTGCGAATTTCACGTGAAGAACGACGCAAGATGAAAGATCTGCTGG CAACCTTCCACATCGGAACCAGCATCAGCTCTGTGCTGGATGACGCTATGAAGAAGAGGGTTGTCATGGCAGCAAGAGATAACTGGGCAAATTATTTCACACGCCTCTTCCCTGTAAAA GGTCAAACTGGAGGGGATGCTCATATTCTTGGGATCTCTCACCGTGGGATCAGGCTAATGAAAGTGGCCAAAGCCTCAGGAATCAaccccaaacacctcaaactccTGCGCAGCTACAG CTACGCAGAGCTGTTGTCTGTGGAACAGAAGGCTGCTGGAACTGTTCTGATGTGTCTCAAAAGTGAGGAGCTAcaactacattccccacaagcCCCTCAGATCACTCATATGGTTCGCCTCTTCCTGGCCGAACTGACTAAG GGCTCAGAGTATGTTGTGGCTCTGAAGAGCTACGTAACAGACGAGAAGAGTCTGCTGACTTTCCAGAAAGGTGATGTCATCAAACTGCTTCCCATGGACAGCCTCCAGGAAG GGTGGCGGTTCGGTTCTACTGGAGGACGATCCGGTCTCTTCCCAGTGGAGGTCACTCAGCCTTCTGCACCACCAGACTACCACAGTAGCTACAGCGACCGGCAAATTGAAAGAAGAAAAAGCATGCGGGCCCCTGCTGCCTCCTCGAGGGCCCCCGCTGCCTCCCCCAGGGCCCCCGCTGCCTCCTCCACGCCCCCTGGTGGCCGCTCAGCCCGGGTGTCTGTACGCAGTGTGGAAGTGGCATCCACCCACAGTTCTGAGCAGGACCTTCGAGACCTTCAGCAGTACCGCATTACGGAGTTTGCCATGAAGTACTTCAGAGAAACTATTCAAAG GGGCCATCTCTCTGGTGCCAGAAGCCTTGATGAGTTGGTGCAGCACACTACA GAACCCATCAAAGAGTCTCTCATCCTGTATTCAGACAATGAGCTCAATGGTCTCGGCGTGCAGTGCTTCATAC ATGTGATGCAGTTCATGACTGACTTACCACTGAATAAGGACCAGACAGAGGGATGGTGCACAAACTTCATTCTTCAG CTAGGGAAAGAGAAGGAGTTCCTTAGAGATGAGATCTACTGCCAGATCATCAAACAGGTCACCAACAACCCAATAAA AGAGAGCTGCACACGGGGCTGGCTGCTGCTGGACCTGGTAACCGGCTTCTTCCCTTGTTCCAACACGTTCCTGCCGTATATGAAATGCCATCTACGGATCTGCAGTGTGAATGCTAGTCACCCTTACCATG AGCTGTCTCGTATGTGTGAAGATAATCTCAAACGTTCACTTACTTATGGAGGGCGCAGGCATATTCCTTCTCATGCAGAGATGGAAGCCATTCTG GCTGGGCGGACCATGCGGCGGTTACCTGTCCTGCTCCCGGGTGGAGTCGAGTTCCCATGCAAAGCGCGCAGCTtcagt GTGGCGTGGGAGGTAGTGTCAGACATTTGCACAGAGATGGCAGTGAGTAATCCGGCGGAGGTGAGAGAATTTGTCATCTACGCTACCCGAGGACAGG atggagaagtgcgCCCAGTTCACTCGGACGAGTATCTGTTTGACTTCCTGCTGGATGACGGCTCAAtcattctctccctccatcGCCTGGCCTGGCAACACCCCCTGCACTTTGACAATGACCTCTATATCGAGTTTCATTACCAGCTG GCTTTGGCCCATTATCTGGATGGGAAACACCTCCTGCCTGGCAACAGTTCCTCCGttcaccagcaggtggcagagATGGCTGCACTTCAGCACATCATTATAGGTTCAAATCGACAGCCTACAAC ACAAGAGTTGAAGGATTATTTACCCCGTTTGGATGGAATCCGTTCCAATGTGGAGAACCTGCTGAGTGCTACTCTGAAACATCTGTCGGTAATTGCTCGCGTCAGTCCTCTGGAGGCCAAAGTGTCCTTCCTCA aGAATCTCAGTTCGCTGCCTCTGTTTGGCTCACACGTGTTCATGGCTCAGAAGGTCAGTCACGGCAGCTGCCCCTCACCCTGTGTGGTAGCCGTGAACCCTCAACACATCAGCTTCGTTCATCCCCAAACACAG ATTACAGCCTTAACAATTCCACTTGAGGAGGTGCAATCCTTGCGCTCTCTCGCCCCTAAGAAAGAGAAGGTCCCGGCGGTGGAGATCCACTATGGCCATGCAGCTCAAGCTAAAACCATTACGTTTTACCTGAAGCAG GCGAAGGAATTTTGCCACATTATTGCTGTGATCATGGAAGAGCTGGTGAGAAGACCTGGCAGAAGCTCTGTGACCAGTCGTACGGAATCTCCATGA